A genomic window from Emys orbicularis isolate rEmyOrb1 chromosome 8, rEmyOrb1.hap1, whole genome shotgun sequence includes:
- the THG1L gene encoding probable tRNA(His) guanylyltransferase isoform X3 — MDRVMNTALFLKRKVIGLKEEQGFDGRVVLYPSNQNLKDYLSWRQADCHINNLYNTVFWMLVQRSGLTPVQAQDRLQGTLAGDKNEILFSEFNINYNNEPLMYRKGTVLIWQKVNEVTTKRIKLPKESEEKEVEVARTRTKAVPLHCDIIGDQFWEEYPEILADS; from the exons ATGGACAGAGTGATGAATacagctttgtttttaaaaagaaaagtaattgGTTTAAAAGAAGAGCAAG GATTTGATGGACGAGTTGTCTTGTATCCCAGTAACCAGAATTTAAAGGACTATCTCAGCTGGAGACAAGCAGATT GCCACATTAATAACCTCTATAATACAGTGTTTTGGATGCTTGTGCAGCGAAGTGGCTTGACACCAGTCCAAGCACAAGACAGATTACAG GGAACTTTGGCTGGAGACAAGaatgagattttattttctgAATTCAACATTAACTACAACAATGAGCCCTTGATGTATAGGAAAGGAACTGTACTAATATGGCAGAAG GTTAACGAAGTCACTACAAAAAGAATAAAACTGCCAAAGGAAAGTGAAGAGAAGGAAGTTGAAGTGGCACGGACCAGGACTAAAGCTGTCCCACTGCACTGTGACATCATTGGGGACCAGTTCTGGGAGGAGTATCCAGAAATCCTAGCTGATAGCTGA
- the THG1L gene encoding probable tRNA(His) guanylyltransferase isoform X2: protein MTHVVSQFASSYVFYWKDYFKDQPLLYPPGFDGRVVLYPSNQNLKDYLSWRQADCHINNLYNTVFWMLVQRSGLTPVQAQDRLQGTLAGDKNEILFSEFNINYNNEPLMYRKGTVLIWQKVNEVTTKRIKLPKESEEKEVEVARTRTKAVPLHCDIIGDQFWEEYPEILADS from the exons ATGACTCACGTCGTCTCCCAGTTTGCCTCCAGTTATGTTTTCTACTGGAAGGATTATTTTAAGGACCAGCCACTCCTGTATCCACCAGGATTTGATGGACGAGTTGTCTTGTATCCCAGTAACCAGAATTTAAAGGACTATCTCAGCTGGAGACAAGCAGATT GCCACATTAATAACCTCTATAATACAGTGTTTTGGATGCTTGTGCAGCGAAGTGGCTTGACACCAGTCCAAGCACAAGACAGATTACAG GGAACTTTGGCTGGAGACAAGaatgagattttattttctgAATTCAACATTAACTACAACAATGAGCCCTTGATGTATAGGAAAGGAACTGTACTAATATGGCAGAAG GTTAACGAAGTCACTACAAAAAGAATAAAACTGCCAAAGGAAAGTGAAGAGAAGGAAGTTGAAGTGGCACGGACCAGGACTAAAGCTGTCCCACTGCACTGTGACATCATTGGGGACCAGTTCTGGGAGGAGTATCCAGAAATCCTAGCTGATAGCTGA